Proteins encoded together in one Impatiens glandulifera chromosome 1, dImpGla2.1, whole genome shotgun sequence window:
- the LOC124914261 gene encoding calmodulin-binding protein 60 A-like isoform X2 — protein sequence MSNNLPTSGLANSQINPAVLEEIICSDFIIKGIDGASLLHIAFEQIVRPIVKKEIEQQLKYLNNGKCYSGAAGSSSEPRYMELRFSSNVSETVWTAEPIRGEGNSSILVTLFDVHTGETVISGPESSAKLEIVILKGSFDRDDWTAEEFSQNIIKEMNEKNILKGNVLLELKGGIGTLGDLSILHDKNWKPVSKLRLGARFVDTFQNIRVKEAKTNTFTMKDKRMKDNRKGVEVVSLSDNVSRLKNIGQRGPIVERLMEKNIKTIKDFLSLYFARPDELRRILGRGWSEAKMQATINHALKCKGSTALKCDAHKLVKYAFDNKEDGEGVVWDETLPPLVSPTTTTACASNGPFSFSSSSIMGEDVVAETSVGTAFLSEEERNASLFYDPLLIIKNGHDHSTATTTSGGIISSSYNDHSWNVIGENDPNNIFQVPDMDDFNWYNHHMFRIPSFSYEDQIWNGLQ from the exons AGGGATCGATGGCGCATCACTTCTGCACATAGCTTTCGAGCAGATAGTTCGACCAATT GTAAAAAAGGAAATTGAACAGCAGCTCAAATATCTCAACAATGGAAAATG CTATTCTGGTGCTGCTGGCAGCTCTTCTGAACCGAGATACATGGAATTACGATTCTCATCTAATGTTTCGGAGACTGTATGGACAGCAGAACCCATACGAGGTGAAGGGAACAGCTCCATTTTAGTAACTCTATTTGATGTTCATACTGGCGAAACTGTCATCTCCGGACCAGAATCTTCGGCAAAATTGGAAATAGTTATCCTAAAGGGAAGCTTTGACAGAGATGATTGGACAGCAGAAGAGTTCagccaaaatattataaaggaaatgaatgagaaaaatatCCTCAAGGGAAATGTTCTTCTTGAACTAAAAGGCGGCATAGGAACCTTGGGCGATCTCTCGATCTTGCATGATAAGAATTGGAAGCCGGTTAGTAAGCTAAGGCTTGGAGCAAGATTCGTGGATACTTTTCAAAATATCAGAGTAAAGGAAGCAAAGACAAACACTTTCACTATGAAAGACAAAAGGATGAAAG ATAATAGGAAGGGCGTAGAAGTAGTATCTCTCAGTGATAATGTAAGCCGCCTGAAAAACATTGGACAACGTGGACCTATTGTTGAGCGTTTGAtggaaaaaaacataaaaactatAAAAGATTTTCTAAGTCTATATTTTGCACGCCCTGATGAGCTGCGGAGG ATCCTTGGGCGTGGCTGGAGTGAGGCGAAAATGCAGGCTACCATAAATCATGCTCTTAAATGCAAGGGAAGCACTGCACTTAAG TGTGATGCACACAAACTTGTGAAATATGCTTTTGATAACAAGGAGGATGGGGAGGGAGTTGTTTGGGATGAAACTTTACCGCCTTTAGTTTCACCTACTACTACTACTGCTTGTGCTTCTAATGGtcctttctctttttcttcGTCTTCCATCATGGGTGAGGATGTTGTTGCAGAGACATCAGTTGGAACTGCTTTCCTCAGTGAAGAAGAGAGAAATGCATCACTTTTTTATGATCCTCTCTTAATCATAAAAAATGGACATGATCATTCTACTGCTACTACTACTTCAGGGGGGATAATCTCGAGTTCTTATAATGATCATTCTTGGAATGTTATTGGCGAAAATGATCCTAATAATATCTTTCAGGTACCAGATATGGATGATTTTAACTGGTATAATCATCATATGTTTCGGATACCATCATTTAGTTACGAGGATCAAATATGGAATGGATTGCAATGA
- the LOC124914261 gene encoding calmodulin-binding protein 60 A-like isoform X3 yields MELRFSSNVSETVWTAEPIRGEGNSSILVTLFDVHTGETVISGPESSAKLEIVILKGSFDRDDWTAEEFSQNIIKEMNEKNILKGNVLLELKGGIGTLGDLSILHDKNWKPVSKLRLGARFVDTFQNIRVKEAKTNTFTMKDKRMKDNRKGVEVVSLSDNVSRLKNIGQRGPIVERLMEKNIKTIKDFLSLYFARPDELRRILGRGWSEAKMQATINHALKCKGSTALKCDAHKLVKYAFDNKEDGEGVVWDETLPPLVSPTTTTACASNGPFSFSSSSIMGEDVVAETSVGTAFLSEEERNASLFYDPLLIIKNGHDHSTATTTSGGIISSSYNDHSWNVIGENDPNNIFQVPDMDDFNWYNHHMFRIPSFSYEDQIWNGLQ; encoded by the exons ATGGAATTACGATTCTCATCTAATGTTTCGGAGACTGTATGGACAGCAGAACCCATACGAGGTGAAGGGAACAGCTCCATTTTAGTAACTCTATTTGATGTTCATACTGGCGAAACTGTCATCTCCGGACCAGAATCTTCGGCAAAATTGGAAATAGTTATCCTAAAGGGAAGCTTTGACAGAGATGATTGGACAGCAGAAGAGTTCagccaaaatattataaaggaaatgaatgagaaaaatatCCTCAAGGGAAATGTTCTTCTTGAACTAAAAGGCGGCATAGGAACCTTGGGCGATCTCTCGATCTTGCATGATAAGAATTGGAAGCCGGTTAGTAAGCTAAGGCTTGGAGCAAGATTCGTGGATACTTTTCAAAATATCAGAGTAAAGGAAGCAAAGACAAACACTTTCACTATGAAAGACAAAAGGATGAAAG ATAATAGGAAGGGCGTAGAAGTAGTATCTCTCAGTGATAATGTAAGCCGCCTGAAAAACATTGGACAACGTGGACCTATTGTTGAGCGTTTGAtggaaaaaaacataaaaactatAAAAGATTTTCTAAGTCTATATTTTGCACGCCCTGATGAGCTGCGGAGG ATCCTTGGGCGTGGCTGGAGTGAGGCGAAAATGCAGGCTACCATAAATCATGCTCTTAAATGCAAGGGAAGCACTGCACTTAAG TGTGATGCACACAAACTTGTGAAATATGCTTTTGATAACAAGGAGGATGGGGAGGGAGTTGTTTGGGATGAAACTTTACCGCCTTTAGTTTCACCTACTACTACTACTGCTTGTGCTTCTAATGGtcctttctctttttcttcGTCTTCCATCATGGGTGAGGATGTTGTTGCAGAGACATCAGTTGGAACTGCTTTCCTCAGTGAAGAAGAGAGAAATGCATCACTTTTTTATGATCCTCTCTTAATCATAAAAAATGGACATGATCATTCTACTGCTACTACTACTTCAGGGGGGATAATCTCGAGTTCTTATAATGATCATTCTTGGAATGTTATTGGCGAAAATGATCCTAATAATATCTTTCAGGTACCAGATATGGATGATTTTAACTGGTATAATCATCATATGTTTCGGATACCATCATTTAGTTACGAGGATCAAATATGGAATGGATTGCAATGA
- the LOC124921472 gene encoding calmodulin-binding protein 60 A-like — protein MELRFSSNVSETVWTAEPIRGEGNSSILVTLFDVHTGETVISGPESSAKLEIVILKGSFDRDDWTAEEFSQNIIKEMNEKNILKGNVLLELKGGIGTLGDLSILHDKNWKPVSKLRLGARFVDTFQNIRVKEAKTNTFTMKDKRMKDNRKGVEVVSLSDNVSRLKNIGQRGPIVERLMEKNIKTIKDFLSLYFARPDELRRILGRGWSEAKMQATINHALKCKGSTALKCDAHKLVKYAFDNKEDGEGVVWDETLPPLVSPTTTTACASNGPFSFSSSSIMGEDVVAETSVGTAFLSEEERNASLFYDPLLIIKNGHDHSTATTTSGGIISSSYNDHSWDVIGENDPNNIFQVPDMDDFNWYNHHMFRIPSFSYEDQIWNGLQ, from the exons ATGGAATTACGATTCTCATCTAATGTTTCGGAGACTGTATGGACAGCAGAACCCATACGAGGTGAAGGGAACAGCTCCATTTTAGTAACTCTATTTGATGTTCATACTGGCGAAACTGTCATCTCCGGACCAGAATCTTCGGCAAAATTGGAAATAGTTATCCTAAAGGGAAGCTTTGACAGAGATGATTGGACAGCAGAAGAGTTCagccaaaatattataaaggaaatgaatgagaaaaatatCCTCAAGGGAAATGTTCTTCTTGAACTAAAAGGCGGCATAGGAACCTTGGGCGATCTCTCGATCTTGCATGATAAGAATTGGAAGCCGGTTAGTAAGCTAAGGCTTGGAGCAAGATTCGTGGATACTTTTCAAAATATCAGAGTAAAGGAAGCAAAGACAAACACTTTCACTATGAAAGACAAAAGGATGAAAG ATAATAGGAAGGGCGTAGAAGTAGTATCTCTCAGTGATAATGTAAGCCGCCTGAAAAACATTGGACAACGTGGACCTATTGTTGAGCGTTTGAtggaaaaaaacataaaaactatAAAAGATTTTCTAAGTCTATATTTTGCACGCCCTGATGAGCTGCGGAGG ATCCTTGGGCGTGGCTGGAGTGAGGCGAAAATGCAGGCTACCATAAATCATGCTCTTAAATGCAAGGGAAGCACTGCACTTAAG TGTGATGCACACAAACTTGTGAAATATGCTTTTGATAACAAGGAGGATGGGGAGGGAGTTGTTTGGGATGAAACTTTACCGCCTTTAGTTTCACCTACTACTACTACTGCTTGTGCTTCTAATGGtcctttctctttttcttcGTCTTCCATCATGGGTGAGGATGTTGTTGCAGAGACATCAGTTGGAACTGCTTTCCTCAGTGAAGAAGAGAGAAATGCATCACTTTTTTATGATCCTCTCTTAATCATAAAAAATGGACATGATCATTCTACTGCTACTACTACTTCAGGGGGGATAATCTCGAGTTCTTATAATGATCATTCTTGGGATGTTATTGGCGAAAATGATCCTAATAATATCTTTCAGGTACCAGATATGGATGATTTTAACTGGTATAATCATCATATGTTTCGGATACCATCATTTAGTTACGAGGATCAAATATGGAATGGATTGCAATGA